ATTTAGGAAATTTCATCTAGCTGCAAAACATGTCAATAAACATTCTCTTATTACCTGGTTGATTACTCATGGATACCACTCCTCTTCTCCCATCATCAGTAAAGAGCACAAGCATTGGTTGCTTGCTTTCATGATGATCTTTTCCGGAGGCAAAGCGAATAATATTGGTATCAGCTTGTCCTCCTCCAAGGTTCCTCACTGTCACAAGAATACCATGGTTGTGGCTTTCATCATTCCAGGCACGAACCTTTcagataaatacataaaaaattattactccattacaatttatttctgttttataaCCTAATAAGGATTTTGTAAgtatcttattatagtaatgtgaATCTAAATgtatagttaaaaaataaaaataaaaagtagaaaTACTCACTGCTTGTGTGATTGAAAACACTTCCCATCCTGAGGAATGCATAGGGACCAGCTTTGATGACAACATTTTTCTTCCTTCTggcaattgcattttttttttgtccagtaCCAGATACACACTAATCTGTAGCAGAAAGATACAGATAGGTAAACACCACTGTGCTAAACTGCATTTTATGACTATTTGGTCTATATTTATGCTTAAAGACAGCAATAgcaaaatgtgggccattatactACACCATATTATTTAATAGTCTAAACTATTTTATATactaattttaacattttttactatTTGGCATTTCTGCTCTTAGAGCCTTACCTGGCAGAAATGATGCCTTTTAAAATAAGCAGTCTCTGTTGGTCTTGGCTTCAGTTTGAACAGGTGTAACTCAGCTGTTAAAATCTTCTCATTCTTGGTAACAGTTGAAAGGTTAAACAGAAAATACATCTGGTCACTGTGAACTGAGAAATTATGGGACATTAGCCAAAGGACAAACAATACATCAGGTGAGAAATACACATCATAAAGAAATATTCCAAATGAAAGCATGATTTACCTTTGTCAAAGAAACTTCTGACTGTATTACCCTCCAAAAGATCTGGATCCTTGGTGACACCATCTGCTCCAGCCACAGTGTTGTACAAGTCAATCATGTACTGGGGTGGTTGTTTGACATGATGAAGAGAATGCGGTGGATCTTCAATGCCAAAAACATTTAGAAGTCTTTTTAATGCTTCCGATCTTACGTGCATTGGGTCTTCTCTATTCACAGTAGTTTCAGTAGGCCTTGAGGTACATCCTTGCAGAAATATAACCATTGCCactaaacccaacatttttatgtGGGTGATGTTTTCTAGTTTCATCTCTCTTGGATCTCTTGCAGTTAAATGGTCCTCTGAGTTTCCTTTGCCACAATTTATAACAATGCCACAAGCCAGCTGCACCTTAAGCTCTAAATCAAGATGGAATTAAGTCCAGTATGCAAAACAGCAATCAGTAAATGTAAAGAAAGCTAATTGCAGTGCTAACAAGGTGTGAAACAAGACCAGCAATGCCCTGTTAGCATTTAGCCTACAGTACACAATTTATGTGAAACTGGAAGCTGTTGTCCTGTGTacattctttttttaaaagaaaatctagGAGGCTTGTTTTAGAAGAACAAGCAAGGATTTAAACACCTGGAGGGGATTGGTTTGTTTATCATTTTTCTGGACTAAATGTGAAATTATTCTATTGTAACAGACTGAATGTGAAGAGTTTGCTCACGGTAGGAGACTAACTTCCTTCTAATGAATTTATTAATGGAGACAAACAAGAGAACATTGACTTGCATGAATTGAAACCCTGTTAAACAAATAGCTGATACACATAAGGTGGTTGGAATCCTAACAGTAGATATCCTATTTGCCCTAATTAAAGGACTCTCAAAAATCCATGTTGAAATATATTACTTTTGCTTGAAACGTTTATTCAGAAGGCTAGATATTATGTTTGCTGTTAGATATTTTAACTAAATATTTTTGATAACATATTGAAACTTTATGTGGATTGTTTGCAATAAACTAGAATGCAATAATTAAAAGAATCGGGAAATTCAGAAAAAAACATGACAGTAATCAATCTGATGTCATCATTTTGCTTAAGTatctacatatatacagtacatatgtgTATTTGACCATTGTAAATACAAGTTACTAAAAATTAGTGAAATATTAACAATTTCTGCTACTGCAATTTGAAATtgataaaataatttacattaatcTTAATCAAATGTTATCCTATTTCTACAAATTCTACATGCACAGGTTGCAAATAGATTGACCCAAACTGCTCCTGCCTTACCATTTCAAAGTCTTTAATATAAAGTATACAAGAAAGAATGTATCATAGgtggtctaaaaaaaaaagtaataacatttttaaaaagtttaacaaATGAAAAacccctaaaagttcaaatctccCCCTCCAATAAAAATTGTAAGCATGTTAAGTATCACCAAATTTTTGAAcagtccgatctatcaaaatatataaaaatggtgaACCCCGCAACAGAAGATAAttgaaataaaaaggaaaaaaaaggttgTACTTTCCCCAAAATAGTATCAATGTAAACATCATAATGTCcttaaaaaatgacaccttacccagctccatacgccaaagtataaaaaaaagttattagcgtcagaatatggcaaaattaacaattttattaaaacatatgtAACCTTGTCATCacaatgacccaaagaataaatgggagGTGATATTTGGAATGCACAGTAAGAGACTTAAAAACTGGACCAGCAAGAAAATTGTGCAAAAGCGTTTTTACATCAAGTTCtctgcttttggaattttttcccagtacacagcatggaaaattaaatagagCCAAAAGATATTACAATTGGTTAAACAGAAATAATTTAAGTTCAAGACCAGGAATGTAGCGATCCATAATTACTGCAGGTGAGCAGCAACAGAATTGTGAGTGGCTAACCTGAGTAACCCATCATAGCAGTGGTGTAAATAGAGTCATCTAATCCCAGGGACAAAGTTCTAAATAAGATCCCTATCCCCCTGATTGTGACAGCCACATTTTCTAGGGACTAATTGTTGAAGGACAAAAAATCCTTATTTTAAAACTACAAAAATAATGAATCAGTGTATGTAGAGTTCTATATAGAAATCTTTATTGATTTTGCATGACAGTGGATTAAAATCAGATCAGAGATTTTAAGTTTTGTTTCATAGCTGGagatttttctgtatttattgTATTCTAAATTCCCACCTCCTACAGCTTTTACTAAATTAAAATAGACTTATGCTTGCTTTCTGTCAGATATGTCTTTGTAGCAATCATTGCATCATGGGCCCAATCTAGATTGCAATGAACAGTATTATTTATCTGTAGATGCCACAGGGACTACAATTTCAATTGGGATACACTGCTTATTTGTTCCTCTTCAGTTGCAATATGATCTCTGCACAAGCTAAAGAGCATGTTTATGAACTTCTGTCAACTACAGTACCTAAGGCTGCTTTAACCCCTAAACGACCGTTTTTTTCACTTGCTACCTTAAACATTTTTTCGGTGGTTTTTTTGGGGAcacatagggctagttaaaaCTTAATTAAAGTTTAATGATTGTATTTCACTATTAGTTTTATTTGTGGTTAAAAGtagaaaaaggttttttttctagttcatagtatatatatatatttttttaattacctcaaaatgaacattattaaccaCTTTGTGCACCTGGATGTTCTATTATGTCCCGCTTCTACGATCGCTGCAATCAGATGGTCAATACAGACCAGACGATTGCAGCAATGCAATGGTTAAAAGACGCTACAGCAGCATTGGAGCGTCAAATCAGGAGGTGATCGGTGCTGTCCTAGTATGCACCGATCTCCTCCTTCTGTCTGATGTCTGAGATGGCACTCTGCCAACCCCCTAATCAATTCGATCTGTCTGTCCAACAGATGGGATCATAGCTGTCATTGCAGGGGTCCTCCTACCAGCTCTGCTGGGCTGCCAGGCTGAGATGTTGGGGGGAGGAAATGATGATACATGTCATCATTGAGGAGTGACATCCTCATCTGCGGCCGCCTCCCTCCAAGCCCCGATCTCGCTACACATTAGCTTTAAAGTACTGAAGGGAAAGCGCACTGAGCACTTAGTCCCTGCATAGTGTGGCACAGTGTAAATGATGATCGGTTGATCATATCAATGTAAAGCATTGTGATCTGTCAAAATGTCTGACAGTAAGATGGCTCCCAGCCATCTTTCCACGTGGTCCTCAccatcctcctccaactcctcctccaccccctcccctttcctgatgacaggttggcATCATGCCACCTCTCTAATTGATCTGATTGGTtggtcttgtgtttttttttgcatactGCGGCAGCTTCTTGATCCCTGTTCCAGACCCTTCCCTCCATGTGTCTGTGTGGGGACTTTGAGCCTCTGTGCTCTTTTTTGGGGCCAGTAGCACCTCTGTGTGTGCATCATGTAACCACTGAacagttgattgtatctctgttcattttttggtacaggtgcattttttttttcctcccggtGAACTGCTGCGAACTGCTCTTTTTTGTGCTCCAACAACTGAGCACTGATCAGTGACATTTTGCTGATTAGTAACTTTTTTGGTATAGTTGTCACAGTTTTACTGCAGTAACTGTGACAACAGCGCTGATCAGGTCAgtgctcattttttttttaaatagttcctTTTGGTAGGATAAGAGGTACTTCttttttactgcagtaactttttatactgcaatCTTTTGTATGTGCTGCGACAACAGCGCATACAACTATTTTTTAAATAGTTCCTTTTGGTAGGATAAgaggtactttttttttactgcagtaactttttatactgcaatCTTTTGTATGTGCTGCGACAACAGCGCTGATCAGGTCAGTGGTCATTGTTTATGTTGTATAATCTTTTTTAAAAGATACTTTTGTGTTTGCATTTTTTCCTGTAGTTACTTTATTTACTACAGTTTTTGAAAGTACACAGGtcaacttttttgtgtttttttttttttttggtataaaatAAAACTATAGTGTTATTTGTTCCCATACAGTTGTGGAATCACAACATATACACTCCCGTGAATAAAGCACAAAATTTACACCCCTATCAATAAAATATGGCCCATTTATCCCAAAGATCATTTTCAGCGGAGGAGGCATATGCCTTCCTTGCTTCCGACACAGAAGGAGAGGATGCACATTCCTctatttctcatcctcctccccttCCTCATATCTGGTAATGCGGGGCCCTCCAGAAGGCATCCCAGGAGAACGGTTGAGGATGTACCCCAGCCCCCAAGTGACCTTGAATGGAGCCTCAAATTCCTGAATTTGTGGGAAGCTCAGGAATTAATTTTGTGACAGAAGGCCTCACAGAAATGGATTTTTTCAAAGTCTTTTTCTCTGAGGATCTTGTGAATATGATGGTGGTACAAATAAATCTGTATGCCCAACAGTTTTTGGCACCAAACCCAACATaatcattttctaggtggacccctgtagatgcagtagGAATTATGAAGTTTTGTGGTCTTGTGCTACACATGGGCATTGTCAAAAAAACCAGAGATAAGGCAGTATTGGAGTTCTTATATTTTCTATATAACTCCAATTTACCACACAGCAATGACTCGCTCATACTTTGAAGCCATTCTAAAATGCTTACACTACAGGGACAATCATAGAGGCCTCCCTAAGACCCTGATAAATCAACCACTAGgaaagggagacatcaagcatgaGAACATGCTGTTGGTCAAGTATAAGGACAAGAAGGATGTCCTTATTTTGACCACAATTCATAAAGACACCAGCACCCCTACTCATGTACAAGGTACCACCACCACTGCCCCTAAGCCAGACTGCATCCTGTTTAATAATAAATACATGGATGGGGTAGATctttcagatcaggtgctgaagccATACACTGCCACAAGAAAGACAAAAGTATGGTACAAAAAGATGGCCGTGCACATTGTGCAGATGGCACTATATAATTCCTATGTGCTATACCAATGTGCAGGTCATGCTGTATCATTTCTTCACTTTCAAGAGGTGGTGATCAAGGCAGTCTTGTTTGGTCACCAACAAGGACCAAGTACATCTGATGTCCCCCGCATTGTACCAAGTCAACATTTCCCTGGTGAGATACCCCAAACTGGAGGATGAGGAAGGACTCAAAAAAGATGCAGTCTTTTACAAAATGGGGAAAGGGAAGGACACAACTTATCAATGTGACACCTGTGCTTCAGAATCTGTGCTTCAGAATCTATCATTCTCAAGAATCTATCATTCACCTGCGTTTCAGTTATAATTTCTTCACCATGGATACCAATCTGCCCTGGTTAATATCACCATTCTTACCTTCCAagccctgctgtgtgtccctacagaagtctATATCAAAATTTTGGATATTTCCGTGTTAAACCATTTCTGTGGGgcaatttttccttttgcccTTTGGGAATAacagaaaaatggtgaaaaagtgaatttttgaggaaaaaaatattaattttttcaggtttcagcccaaatttctgaACACCTGtcgggtccaaatactcatttaaCACCTTTATACAAATCTGTGAAAGGTGTTGTTTCCAAAACGGGGTCCTTTATGGGGGTTTTCACTTTTCAGCTATCTCAGGAGCTCTTGAAATGTATTATGGTAGCAGAAAGGTATTCCAGCTAAATCTGCTCTGCAAAAACCTGGTggtgctccttcctttctataCCCTTTCTATATCCTTTCAAATTCTTTAAGggatgcagtttctaaaatggggtccttaaagggatttttctctcATATAGGCCTCTCAAAATCACATCAAACTTATCTATGCCCTCAAAACAtagattttggtgattttcacaaaaatctgaaAATTCACTTGTATAAGCCTCCCATTTTcctaaaagaagtaaaaaaaatgcttaaaaaatcATGCGAACATTGAGAAGACTTATgtcaaatgttagttagtaagttATTTGGAGGGTATGACAATCTGCCTGCAAAGCAGAAATTTTTGAAGTTTTTAAAaatagctttttaaaaaaaaaattcaccaatttttcatttttttcataagtAAACGCAAAAGATAACACATAAATGTTTAaattaatataaagaaaaaagtgttacgagaaaaacaatttcaaaatcacttggatatgttaaagcgttccaaagttataaccactagtgacgcatgtcagatttgaaaaatagggccatgtcagaaaggtgaaaagtggctttgggggaaggggttaaacttattTGAAATACAATatgtcacctggatatgttaaagcattccagagCTATATCCACTTATATTGAcacggggcagatttgaaaaatggggccacaTCCTTAAGGCCAAAAAAGGCCCGAAGGGGTTACTGAATTCTTTATTTTGTTtgggtcgttttgatatataatatgtataatctCGGACAAATGGgcaactatggcaatgttttaTGTAGTATAACgcaggattttttttattgtattgggaaatgtgaatgtatttttctgaatacaggcggtcccctacttaagaacactcgacttatatacgacccctagttacaaatggacctctggatcttagtaatttactgtactttagccccaggctacaataaacatctataacagttatcaaatgtgtctgtaatcaacctttattggtaatcctggtgcctatgacaacccaacatttttaaaatccaattgtcctagagaccaaaaaaaaatttgtctggagttacaattataaaatatacagttccaacttacatacaaattcaacttaagaacaaacctacagaccctatcttgtacgtaacccggggactgcctgattaacccctttagacccggctaCTTCATCGCAATGCTGTGATgagtggagaagggagaagcggtaataaaccacatctcccttctccctagggcagtggtggcaaaccaatggcacgggtgccagaggtggcactcaaagccctttctatgcgcactcaggccatcaccccaggacagagttcaccaaacactgactcttcctgcagtcccaggcaaattaagcgATACTGCTCTTGGTGCTGTTCGACACttcgttggctgtttggaactatgggaaaaatgaaaaggtttggacagaactgcaatatctttggaggtcatcatgcTGGACCCGACCATTCTTCCTTTACCCTGGAAAgaagaccctggaaagaagctacaatgataatctgaatttgccctccttcttttaactggtggCTTTCAATataattgaaagatgtgaaagaacaggttgcagtaagttactgcttaaaatttcatgttggcacttcacggtaaataagtggatttcggttgtagtttgggcactcggtctctaaaaggtttgccatcactgccctagggtgtcaTGGCCTTCTGTGGAGATGtatgtggctgcaaatttgcggcacatgtacatccccatagacggcaatggcagtacagtgccacacatgtcatCTATGAGGGACAATTTTAAATGCTTTTGCAAAGTCTAAGAActcaatatccacagcagctcctctgtccaggcatctgctcacattTTCACAAAAGCTGATCAGGTTAGCTTGACAACTTCGATCTtaagtaaacccatgctggctatcacttataaACCctcaacccttccaatatttcccCCTCGAtgtaagttaagcttacaggtctaTAATTGCAAGTCAAAGTTGTAGAGCCCTTTTTAAATATTAGCCCCATATTCACCTTGCGCCAGTCACCTGGCACTGTACCAGTCATTAtggaatctctgaagattttagacagcgaaACAGCAATAAACTGAGTTAATTAAGAATGGGGTGAAACCCATATGGTTCAGAAGCCTTGTACATAttaattttattgagcttagattggatcatgtctacattcagccagtctagtatatcacaggatgcaTTACCTGTACTGGCACCATCCATACCAGATGTTCTTTCCTATTTTATAAATAGGGCTAAAAAACCTGATTAGTATCTCTTGTCTTCACCAGTTACTAAACCCACATTTGCAGTATATAAGGGTTCCGCCTGatcagaccttttttttttttttaaatcaaatcgtTTTTATTACCCACTTAACCAATTTTccatttttaggaaaaaaatccagtacagacatAACTACTCACAGGTAGCATGAGTACAATAGGAAAATTATAACCATCTTTAACATACAAACATTAAATACACAAACCCCTCTCTCACCcgtccctcctcccccccccctgcccagactgAGATATAACATTGACCACTATGCGTTGAGGTATGCACTCGTCTCAAAATTCAAGGACTGAGCTCCTAAGTGTAGCCTTTCCCAGTATCAGGTTCACCACAGTTCATTCTTTCTGCACATCTGATAACCCTATATATGCAATAAAGCATCCGTCAGGAGTGCACCTGACGGTAACCCAGGGGTATCCATCCATTTTCCCCAAATGGCATCAAATTTCTTTAATGTGTTTCTCTTTTTGTATACAGCTCGTTCTAGTCTAATATAATTGTTTAGTCTGCTGCGTAGTTCCGCAGAGGAGGGGACAGTAGGCTGGATCCAGTGTGCTGCTATAAGTTTGCGAGCCTGGTATAATATGCGTGCTATGGCCAACTTAACCGGTCTGACATCGCAGACCTCATCCAAATAACCCAACACACAGGTCACAGAGGAGGGTTGAAGGGTCAGAGAGTACACTTCTGTAATTAGTGCCAATACGTCAGTCCAGTACTCTCCCAGTTTGGTACACCCCCAAAACATGTGCATCAGCCCGGCATCATCTATGCCACACTTGGGGCAATTTGCATTATCCCAAACCCCTATTTTCCGCAGAAGGTCAGGTGACCTGTATGCCCTGTGAATTAGCAGGAGTTGTGAGTATCCATGAGACTCGGAAAGAGACAGCTGTGGGGTAATTTCTAATATGGCATTCCATTGATCATCTGTTAGCTGCCCCACATCTATTTCCCATTTACGTCTAGCCTGAATGGGGTATTTTTCCAGGTGTTTGGATAACAACAAATTATATAGTGCCGAGATAAGACCCCTCGTGCCATCAGAGAGCTCCAGTAATCCCAAAAAAGAGAGGGGCCCAACTGACGGGTCCtcctctttaaactgtattgaccACGCATGGCGTAACTGGAGATACTGATAGAAAGCGCGATGGGGAATATTAAATTGTTCCTGCAATTGCTCGAACGATTTGAGCTTTCCATCCTCCAAAAACTGAGAGATCGTCACCACCCCTGCTGTTATCCATGTGTTAATCCCTTCTAGCTTTTTAAATTCCGGAAAAGCATTATTGTGCCATACTGGAACGTACTTAGTGTAGCCCGAGAACCCTACGCATTTTTTGCCTCTGTCCCATACCTTATATATCAGCTGTATCGTCGGTGCGTCTTTCCATTGTTTATGACTCTCCATTACTTCTACTATGTACATCGGAAATGTTCCATGGCGAGCCTTCACTAATCAGCCTCCCGGCTGAGCCCAGTCCCTCCTCTCTATGCCATCCTTTTAGATGTTGCAATTGTGAGGCTAAGTAGTAAAGCCAAGGATTGGGAAGTGCCAGAACCCCATCCTCTTTCCCTCTCTGTAGCGTCTCCAGCCTAATACGGGGATGTTTCCCTCCCCAAATCAAAGTTCTGAATACCCCATCCAACTTCCTAAATATCTTCAGTGGAATCCAAATGGGGGCGTTATGGAGTATGTACAACCATTGGGGCATTAGGATCATTTTAATCAAATTACAGCGTCCCACAATAGACATTGGAAGTTTATTCCATGCCTGGACTTTAGTCTTGGTCTTTCCCAGTAGCGGATCTACATTAAGGGAGACATAGTCCTTAGAATTTGTGGAGACCACCACTCCTAGATATTTAAAGGACTGTACTGATTTAATGTGTGTCTCCTCCAAGTTAAGAGAGTCCAGTAATGACTTCTGGCCAAATGTTCGTATTATGTCCATGGCAGGTATCAAGGAAGCCTCTACAtctcccaagtataaaagcaTGTCATCTGCGTATAAAGATACGCGCTCTTCTACTCCCCCTCTCTTAAACCCCACTATGTCCGGTGATTGCCTGATCAGGCTCGCCAGCGGCTCAATAGCCAGGGCGAACAGGAGGGGAGACAAGGGGCATCCCTGCCTCGTACCCCTGTTTAAATAAAAGGACTCTGATAAGCAGCCGTTCGCTCTTACCCGGGCTCTAGGGGATGAGTATAGAAATTTAACATAGGCAATAAATCTAGGTCCGAAGCCCATCACATCCAGGACAGCCCATAAATATCTCCACTCGACGCTGTCAAaagctttggcagcgtcgagCGAGAGGACTGCCCTTTCGCCAGCTTCCTTTTCTGAAAGTTGCAGGTTCAGAAACAACCTCCTTAAATTAATGGATGTGGCTCTTTCGGGAATGAACCCTGTTTGGTCAGGGTGTATAACCTCAGATATTACCTGATTTAGTCTCATAGCTAGGACTTTGGCAAATATTTTGACGTCTACAGGCAATAAAGAAATGGGTCTATACGATTCCGGATTAGCAGGATCTTTTCCCTTCTTAAGAATTACCACTATCACGGCATCTAACATGGAGTTAGGTAATCTGCCTGTCTCATATGCCTGCTCCAATATAGATAATAGTCTGGGAAGGAGAGTGTCTCCATGTGTCTTATATAACTCCGCCGGGAGTCCGTCCATTTCTGGGGCCTTCTCATTATGCATAAACCCCGTTGCAGTCTCTAGTTCTTCAAGGGTTATAGGGGATTCCAGGGTTTGTCTTGCTGTGCTAGAAAGCTTTTTGATTGGTAGGGATTCTACATATTGCATCATGTCCTCCCAAGTGTCTGTAATAGTGGACATGTATAAGTGCTTGTAGTATGTATGGAAGACGTCCAGTATCTCTCTGTCCTGAGTCACTCTAGTCCCATCCCCCTTCTCCAGATAAGTAACATGTCCCATTCCCTGTTGTGCCCTTACTATTGTTGCCAGAAGGTGTCCTGTTGCCTCTCCCTCCTCAAAATACCTCTGTTTCATGAAATACCGTTTGTTAGCAGCAGAACTCAacatatggggggtcatttactaacggcccgattcgcgttttcccgacgtgttacccgaatatttccgatttgcgccgattgtacctgaattgccccgggattttggcgcacgcgatcggattgtggcgcatcggcgccggcttgcgcgcgacggaaatcaggcgtggccgaacgaaaacccgacgtattcggaaaaaccgccgcatttaaaaaacgaaaaagtgtcgcttgggaagcgcttaccttcacctggtccgaggtggtgcattccggcgcgttgagatgattttcagcgcagcagcgccacctggtggacggcggaggaactaccttcataaatcccggccggacccgaatcctgtgcagagaatgcgccgctggatcgcgaatgggcctggtaagtaaatgtgccccatggtctctATATGTGTTTTGGGCCTCCGTCCATGCTTTCAAGTGGTCATCTGATGGGTCAGAAATGTATTTGCCCTCGGTCTCCGTCACCCTGTTTATCAGTGTCAAATGCAGTTCTCTCGATTTAGTTTTAT
The DNA window shown above is from Engystomops pustulosus chromosome 1, aEngPut4.maternal, whole genome shotgun sequence and carries:
- the LOC140097382 gene encoding bone morphogenetic protein 2-like, translating into MKLENITHIKMLGLVAMVIFLQGCTSRPTETTVNREDPMHVRSEALKRLLNVFGIEDPPHSLHHVKQPPQYMIDLYNTVAGADGVTKDPDLLEGNTVRSFFDKVHSDQMYFLFNLSTVTKNEKILTAELHLFKLKPRPTETAYFKRHHFCQISVYLVLDKKKMQLPEGRKMLSSKLVPMHSSGWEVFSITQAVRAWNDESHNHGILVTVRNLGGGQADTNIIRFASGKDHHESKQPMLVLFTDDGRRGVVSMSNQPDGLPFAISNEHYAPTPNRTRTARALQEDGHTSCQRHPLYVDFEEIGWSGWIISPRGYNAYHCKGSCPFPLGQNMRPTNHATVQSIINALKLTQGVNSPCCVPDKLFTINLLYFDDDENVVLKQYDDMVAGSCGCH